In Leptospira stimsonii, the following proteins share a genomic window:
- a CDS encoding SpoIIE family protein phosphatase, giving the protein MYPKFIHILIILFVFSCESELKPVPETKQNSLLDLSGPWEIEPLAEGVSFKSSLEKSKVRHTVSVPSNLIEWSQSPKGSILLRKVITKKKEDPFFQSLCLGKISDEASVFWNGIELKEELFSSYQNSSPQGYDRIRIYSIPQEIVVEENTIEVLIRPYFDYEFGILSGPISIGTSVTIWREYFLSEIGGLLLFSSFLLIGGFFLFLSLREKRKNENFYFGLFLLLFSVYQISLSQFKYFLGLEILYFKKFEYTFLAFLFPLFCRFLSAFLRKSVGRIQFFFEIASFALCISFWFLQNVSVLDWCNRILHQSLWLGYVGISIRLLFPNLKKQKESRRILFGVLFLLVCVFIDILSERGNFSVIRLSGFGVCGFLFFLTLILADKFVGMKEKLRSWNRALEEAIRKRTKELTLSLQEIRTLKEQQDGDYFLITLLFQPFLSRNLRNEFSEIEVHRKQYKQFQFKNRRYEIGGDVVLNEPVFISGLEYQVLINADAMGKSLQGASGALVFCSIVKSFLQTPDYEFRSPENWLFLLYKNLQAVFESFDGSMFVSSILSLYRQETGDLFFLNCEHPPIVLLRNQSASYLSEEFILRKIGFPDSDLPVRVRHFRVLPEDTILYGSDGREDLFLSVDSDPTQKQKTSSPELFLTAVQKPFSTLEVLEERIRTIGELSDDLSFLRIQRPTEEAEKDPFQESNLIERKGKEAIQNGELLKATSFFSKASTRNPADLSLAKRALLLAKKTQNFKLIRLFSEKLLLREEGIFLKNPNRVNPSLITESSGRKGAEYEIQGIKKAS; this is encoded by the coding sequence GGTTCCTGAAACCAAACAAAATTCCCTACTCGATCTTTCGGGACCTTGGGAGATCGAACCTTTAGCGGAAGGCGTTTCATTCAAATCTTCTTTAGAAAAATCGAAGGTTCGCCATACGGTTTCCGTTCCTTCCAATCTCATAGAATGGTCCCAATCGCCGAAAGGAAGCATTCTGCTTCGAAAGGTTATCACCAAAAAGAAAGAGGATCCATTCTTTCAAAGTCTTTGTCTTGGAAAAATTTCGGACGAAGCCAGTGTTTTTTGGAATGGAATCGAGTTGAAAGAGGAGCTATTTTCCTCTTATCAAAATTCGTCTCCGCAAGGTTACGATAGAATTCGAATCTATTCGATTCCGCAAGAAATCGTAGTTGAGGAGAATACGATCGAGGTCTTGATTAGACCATACTTCGATTACGAATTTGGTATTCTTTCCGGTCCGATCTCAATCGGAACCTCCGTCACAATTTGGAGGGAATATTTTCTTTCGGAGATCGGCGGGCTTCTTTTGTTCTCATCCTTTCTTCTGATCGGAGGTTTTTTTCTTTTTCTTTCTCTTCGGGAAAAGCGAAAGAATGAAAACTTCTATTTCGGACTCTTTCTTCTTTTATTTTCGGTTTATCAAATTTCGCTTAGCCAATTCAAGTATTTTCTCGGGCTGGAAATCCTCTATTTTAAGAAATTTGAATATACTTTTTTGGCGTTCCTATTTCCTCTTTTTTGTCGATTTCTTTCTGCCTTTCTTAGGAAATCCGTCGGTCGTATCCAATTCTTTTTTGAGATCGCTTCTTTTGCACTTTGTATTTCCTTTTGGTTTTTGCAAAACGTCTCGGTGTTAGATTGGTGCAACCGAATTCTTCATCAATCGCTCTGGCTCGGCTACGTGGGAATTTCGATCAGGTTACTTTTTCCCAACTTAAAAAAACAAAAGGAATCCAGAAGAATTCTTTTTGGAGTTCTTTTTCTTCTCGTTTGTGTTTTCATCGATATCCTTTCCGAAAGAGGAAACTTTTCCGTGATACGGCTTTCCGGGTTCGGCGTCTGCGGATTTCTTTTCTTTCTTACTTTGATTCTTGCTGATAAGTTTGTAGGAATGAAGGAAAAACTCCGCTCTTGGAATCGAGCATTGGAAGAAGCGATTCGTAAACGTACAAAAGAACTTACTCTGAGCCTTCAGGAAATCCGAACTCTCAAAGAACAACAAGACGGAGATTACTTTCTGATCACTCTTCTGTTTCAACCGTTTCTTTCCCGAAATCTTCGAAACGAATTTTCAGAAATCGAAGTCCATCGGAAACAATACAAACAATTTCAGTTTAAGAATCGTCGTTACGAAATCGGCGGGGACGTCGTTTTGAACGAACCCGTTTTTATCTCCGGTTTGGAATATCAGGTTTTGATCAACGCGGATGCGATGGGAAAATCACTTCAAGGAGCCAGTGGTGCTCTGGTCTTTTGTTCCATCGTAAAGAGTTTTCTGCAAACTCCCGATTACGAATTTCGAAGTCCGGAGAATTGGCTCTTTCTTCTCTACAAAAACCTTCAGGCGGTATTCGAATCTTTCGACGGGAGTATGTTCGTCTCTTCCATTCTTTCCCTCTATAGACAGGAAACCGGAGATCTATTTTTTCTGAACTGCGAACATCCGCCGATCGTCCTCCTTCGAAATCAGAGCGCAAGTTATCTTTCTGAAGAATTCATCCTTCGAAAGATTGGTTTTCCGGATTCGGATCTTCCGGTCCGAGTTCGACATTTCAGAGTTCTTCCCGAGGACACAATTCTCTATGGTTCGGACGGGCGGGAGGATTTGTTTCTTTCCGTCGATTCCGATCCGACACAAAAGCAAAAAACTTCTTCTCCTGAACTTTTTTTGACTGCCGTTCAAAAACCGTTTTCAACCTTAGAAGTTCTGGAAGAAAGAATTCGAACCATTGGCGAACTTTCCGACGACCTGAGTTTTCTCAGAATTCAAAGACCGACCGAAGAAGCGGAAAAAGACCCTTTTCAGGAAAGCAACCTGATCGAGAGAAAAGGAAAAGAAGCAATTCAAAACGGAGAATTGTTGAAAGCGACTTCTTTCTTCTCCAAGGCCTCCACTCGAAACCCCGCTGATCTTTCCCTGGCAAAAAGGGCCCTTCTGTTGGCAAAAAAGACTCAGAATTTCAAACTAATCCGACTCTTTTCGGAAAAGCTCTTACTTCGAGAGGAAGGAATATTCTTGAAAAACCCAAACCGTGTCAATCCGTCGCTTATTACTGAATCATCAGGGAGAAAAGGTGCCGAATATGAAATTCAGGGAATAAAAAAGGCATCTTAA
- a CDS encoding LIC14007 family protein yields MKIYSGAFTSPKVEQPPLFVTKNGLKRKISVQEPQKVVEKSLAYSLEKNVLLISYTLLLDHTGDTRIAESTYLRFSERFRETFTQDSWFFLSNRIETFLKENEQSKLDFQYESEF; encoded by the coding sequence ATGAAAATTTATTCGGGCGCATTTACTTCTCCAAAGGTGGAACAACCTCCTTTGTTCGTCACCAAGAACGGACTCAAGAGAAAAATCTCCGTCCAAGAACCGCAAAAGGTCGTAGAAAAATCCCTGGCTTATAGTCTTGAAAAAAACGTTCTTCTGATTTCGTACACACTTCTCTTAGATCATACCGGCGACACAAGAATCGCGGAGAGTACCTACTTACGTTTCTCCGAAAGATTTAGAGAAACATTCACCCAAGATTCCTGGTTTTTTCTTTCCAATCGAATCGAAACCTTCCTGAAAGAAAACGAACAATCCAAATTGGATTTTCAGTATGAATCGGAATTCTAA
- a CDS encoding FKBP-type peptidyl-prolyl cis-trans isomerase, whose protein sequence is MKTRVITFHYTLHDTEGNLIDSSEGKAPLSYLEGVGHIISGLEDEMKKMSAGEKKRINVEAENAYGLKDPDLIFDVPRSQFPPNEDLQVGMMFQTDEPDKVFTITELQDESVIVDGNHPLAGINLVFDVELTEIREATDEEVSHGHVHGEGGHHHH, encoded by the coding sequence ATGAAAACTAGAGTGATTACTTTCCATTACACCCTTCATGACACAGAAGGCAATCTGATCGATTCTTCCGAGGGAAAGGCACCCCTTTCTTATTTGGAGGGAGTTGGTCATATCATTTCGGGACTGGAAGACGAAATGAAAAAGATGTCTGCAGGGGAGAAAAAAAGAATCAACGTAGAAGCGGAAAATGCGTACGGCTTGAAAGACCCGGATTTAATTTTTGACGTTCCAAGATCTCAGTTCCCTCCGAATGAAGACTTGCAAGTTGGAATGATGTTTCAAACCGATGAACCGGACAAAGTTTTTACGATCACGGAGCTCCAAGATGAATCCGTCATTGTGGACGGGAATCATCCTCTTGCCGGAATCAATCTTGTGTTCGATGTGGAGCTCACTGAAATCAGAGAAGCAACCGACGAGGAAGTTTCTCACGGACACGTTCATGGAGAAGGTGGACATCACCACCATTAG
- a CDS encoding ATP-dependent helicase produces MSWKEELNSAQLEAVLTQDGPVLVLAGAGTGKTKTIISRLAQLVSSGIPASSILLLTFTRKAAREMILRASSLGDARCSDVQGGTFHSFCSSVLRRFAPALGLSSDFTILDEADTLDVFQFLRSERDFAKTKTRFPSNETLVGIHSEIQNTGRILTDILEKDYPSFIQRSKDIIQIFEDYKVYKKERSLLDYDDLLFFTRDLLANHSGVRSALSERYRFVMVDEFQDTNKIQAHIACLLAAEHRNLMVVGDDAQCIYTFRGATVRGILDFPKIFDNTKTIFLEKNYRSTPAILNLANSVLQNFSEKYEKFLFTENENGPLPSVLQFTDELEEAEGIAEILLQKKEEGIPFHRMSVLFRAGWNSNQLELVLAKRNIPFVKFGGRKFIETAHIKDLLAFLKLLINPLDSVSWIRVLKLIPGIGNTKSNEILVKVRSSSGKMDALQEEKNPSLQKFLSPLFHLYQKHSESRAEVKTITSDFIDYYRVLLEKNYDDWKRRSEDLDSVLGFSLKYFSLSDFLSDLTMDHASLSLDKIHPDNAENDQLNLSTVHSAKGLEFDVVFVLNATEGSFPSSRNTDTEEERRLFYVAITRARKELYLTRPSLAQSRSGPYYTKLSRFLSEIQSPEKVYELKLISAKSASKTDPGSESISESGKRVSESFSKIQNYFGS; encoded by the coding sequence ATGTCCTGGAAGGAAGAATTAAACTCAGCTCAATTGGAAGCTGTCCTTACCCAGGACGGTCCGGTGCTCGTCCTAGCGGGTGCCGGAACAGGTAAAACCAAGACCATTATCAGCAGACTCGCCCAGCTGGTCTCTTCCGGAATTCCCGCCTCTTCCATTCTACTTCTTACATTCACGCGAAAAGCGGCAAGAGAAATGATCCTTAGAGCTTCTTCTTTGGGTGATGCTCGTTGCTCCGATGTTCAGGGTGGAACCTTTCATTCTTTTTGTAGTTCCGTTCTTAGGAGATTCGCGCCTGCCCTCGGTCTTTCCTCCGATTTTACAATCTTGGATGAGGCGGATACGTTAGACGTCTTTCAATTTTTAAGAAGCGAAAGAGACTTTGCGAAAACAAAGACTCGTTTTCCTTCCAACGAAACCTTAGTCGGAATCCACAGTGAAATCCAAAATACGGGAAGAATATTAACGGATATATTAGAGAAGGATTATCCTTCTTTTATCCAAAGATCCAAAGATATCATCCAAATCTTCGAAGATTACAAGGTCTACAAAAAGGAAAGGTCCCTCCTTGACTATGACGATCTTCTCTTTTTCACACGGGATCTTCTCGCAAATCATTCTGGAGTTCGCTCCGCGCTTTCGGAACGATATCGATTTGTCATGGTCGACGAATTCCAGGATACGAATAAAATACAGGCACATATCGCCTGCCTTCTCGCGGCAGAACACCGAAATCTGATGGTAGTCGGAGACGACGCTCAATGTATCTATACGTTTCGGGGTGCTACTGTTCGAGGAATATTAGATTTTCCTAAAATTTTCGACAATACGAAGACCATTTTTTTGGAAAAAAATTACCGAAGTACTCCGGCGATTCTAAACCTAGCGAACTCGGTGCTCCAAAACTTTTCGGAAAAATACGAAAAATTCCTGTTTACCGAAAATGAAAATGGCCCTCTGCCGTCTGTTCTCCAATTTACGGACGAACTCGAGGAAGCGGAAGGAATCGCGGAAATTCTCCTTCAAAAAAAAGAGGAGGGAATTCCGTTTCATAGGATGAGTGTGCTTTTTCGAGCGGGTTGGAATTCGAACCAACTGGAACTTGTATTAGCAAAACGGAATATTCCTTTCGTAAAATTCGGCGGTCGAAAATTCATAGAAACCGCTCATATCAAGGACCTCCTTGCGTTTTTAAAACTTTTGATCAACCCTCTGGACTCCGTATCTTGGATTCGGGTTTTAAAACTGATTCCCGGAATTGGAAACACAAAATCGAACGAAATTTTGGTGAAGGTTCGCAGTTCCTCCGGAAAAATGGACGCACTTCAAGAGGAAAAAAATCCGAGTTTACAAAAATTTCTTTCCCCTCTCTTCCATCTCTATCAAAAACATTCGGAATCCAGAGCGGAAGTGAAAACGATCACATCGGATTTCATAGATTACTATCGAGTTTTGTTGGAAAAAAACTACGACGACTGGAAACGAAGATCGGAAGATTTGGATTCGGTCCTTGGATTTTCCCTTAAATACTTTTCGTTATCCGACTTCCTTTCGGATCTAACAATGGATCACGCTTCACTCAGTTTGGATAAGATTCATCCGGACAACGCGGAAAACGATCAGCTAAATCTTTCGACGGTCCATTCCGCAAAAGGATTGGAGTTCGACGTGGTTTTCGTATTGAATGCCACCGAAGGTTCGTTCCCTTCGAGTAGAAACACGGACACGGAAGAAGAAAGGAGACTCTTTTACGTCGCGATCACTCGGGCTCGAAAAGAACTCTATCTCACAAGACCATCCTTGGCTCAGTCCAGATCCGGTCCATATTATACGAAGTTATCCCGTTTCCTCAGCGAAATTCAATCTCCCGAAAAAGTCTACGAGCTCAAATTGATTTCCGCAAAGTCGGCTTCAAAAACGGATCCTGGTTCGGAATCCATTTCCGAATCAGGCAAACGTGTTTCAGAATCTTTTTCTAAAATTCAGAATTATTTCGGAAGTTGA
- a CDS encoding SprT-like domain-containing protein: MILAFEKQKLKTSADEVEKILERKVSEFLHVRGGKILQGKKVRYKFYPYANLGSAIRISPGILEFKIHSSYAKSDSLEAVVELLLYKLLKLPIPGTIEEKIQHFYELHSKEKSERKKRRKKIESSDSKNAILKEMLHRINETYLGIDLSDIEIYWGKRSSRTRLGHFDPSHRMIVINPILGRQVVPDFVLEYIVFHELLHVYIPATRKNGKNVIHGKEFRTLERKYPDYLRANHWLKSKYHQSINL; this comes from the coding sequence ATGATTTTGGCTTTTGAAAAACAAAAATTAAAAACCTCTGCTGACGAAGTGGAGAAAATTCTGGAACGAAAGGTCTCTGAATTTCTGCATGTTCGCGGTGGGAAAATTTTACAAGGGAAAAAAGTTCGCTATAAATTCTATCCTTACGCGAACTTAGGAAGTGCCATCCGCATTTCACCCGGAATCTTGGAATTCAAAATTCATTCTTCTTATGCAAAATCGGATTCTTTGGAAGCGGTTGTGGAACTTCTACTTTATAAGCTTCTTAAACTTCCCATTCCGGGAACGATCGAAGAAAAAATTCAGCACTTTTACGAACTTCACTCCAAAGAGAAATCGGAAAGAAAAAAACGAAGAAAAAAAATAGAATCCTCCGATTCGAAGAATGCGATTTTAAAGGAAATGCTCCATCGGATCAACGAAACCTATCTTGGGATCGACCTTTCTGATATCGAAATCTACTGGGGAAAAAGAAGTTCGAGGACAAGGCTTGGACATTTTGATCCATCGCACAGAATGATCGTAATCAATCCGATTCTGGGAAGACAGGTTGTTCCCGACTTTGTTCTGGAATATATCGTTTTTCACGAGCTTTTGCACGTCTACATTCCTGCGACGAGAAAGAATGGAAAAAATGTGATCCATGGAAAAGAATTTCGCACTCTGGAACGAAAATATCCCGACTACCTAAGGGCTAATCACTGGCTCAAATCGAAGTACCACCAATCCATAAATCTCTAA
- a CDS encoding ketopantoate reductase family protein, translating into MFRILVLGSGAIAGLYAGKLKQAGCQVDFWVRQNAFELEENGFQIQSHWGDFEYFPNLVFEEVPKNLEEYDLILNCLKCLPEIRLETILGIQIPEHIPILLLQNGIGIEDPITSLYPSNEILSGLAFVCANRLDKGKIHHLDYGELTIGSWNRTSSSFLKKIVRFFETAGVPTQSTDSIRQARWKKLMWNAPFNPISVLSGGKNTSQILNEPSSRSLVIEIMKEVQKLSEWDGAPVPVEQIDLFIEMTESMKPYKTSMLLDFESGRPMEIDAILGNALKIGERYGFKTPHIETLYALLKLKGHSKGV; encoded by the coding sequence TTGTTTCGAATTTTAGTTTTAGGATCCGGAGCGATCGCCGGTCTTTATGCCGGAAAGCTAAAGCAGGCGGGTTGTCAGGTCGATTTTTGGGTCCGGCAAAACGCATTCGAGCTGGAAGAAAACGGATTTCAAATCCAAAGTCATTGGGGTGATTTCGAATACTTTCCCAACCTCGTTTTCGAAGAGGTTCCCAAAAATTTAGAAGAATATGACCTCATTCTAAATTGTCTCAAATGTTTACCGGAAATCCGCTTGGAAACGATTCTCGGGATCCAAATCCCCGAGCACATTCCCATCCTTCTTTTACAAAATGGAATCGGGATTGAAGATCCGATCACCTCGCTCTATCCCTCCAACGAAATTCTAAGCGGGTTGGCCTTTGTCTGTGCGAATCGGTTGGACAAGGGAAAAATTCATCATCTCGATTACGGAGAATTGACCATCGGTTCTTGGAATCGTACGTCCTCTTCGTTTCTTAAAAAAATAGTTCGATTTTTTGAAACTGCGGGAGTTCCCACGCAGAGCACGGATTCAATTCGTCAGGCACGCTGGAAGAAACTCATGTGGAATGCGCCTTTCAATCCGATCAGCGTCCTCTCCGGCGGTAAAAATACTTCTCAGATTTTGAACGAACCTTCCAGTCGTTCTCTGGTGATCGAAATTATGAAGGAAGTCCAGAAACTTTCCGAATGGGACGGTGCGCCGGTTCCTGTTGAACAAATCGATCTATTCATCGAAATGACCGAGTCGATGAAACCGTATAAGACGAGTATGCTTTTGGACTTTGAAAGCGGAAGACCGATGGAAATCGACGCGATCCTCGGGAATGCGCTCA